A single Desulfonispora thiosulfatigenes DSM 11270 DNA region contains:
- a CDS encoding DUF4430 domain-containing protein: MHYKNNFKNSIAILLMITILLSFLPVGAFADTADITTKTPQQLAQETTAEIVKYYASKSSLTSWDGFSWDQLGGLKGAGEDLQSEKWKKKLPLWKSEDLTDKSQETDYAAKILGSLAKGENPKNLWNGRNVVSELQNKQNKEGSFGLSNSHVWAMIALDAASGEYDVDKALNHLIAQQKADGGFNFFGQDGDADSTGMVLIALSNHQENKNVQTAIAKSLEFLKKDQLSSAGFRSWGTESSNTIATVISGLVAVGENIFTDKWQKNNKTMLDALFAFQLDDKTFMYTFPSKGEPKKSDSFATSQSFIALGDISNGDSVWKRLDKVNHSPGDTTPNNPSEKPNDDKDNPLGDRVNVHLRIEGIKSNILDKDINAQPTKGKVTALDVIKKALDAEKISYKIPTNQYGAYIQNIQGESAGKFGGYDGWMYLVSGKPSNVGIGEQVINEGDEIIVYYGMFAPDTLVPIVDISPSSPQKGDNLEITVSSNYFDWNSNKDVNVKVTGATVTFNNQEYTTDDSGTVTIQAKDMNYGEKYFLKVSKDVQDSYPRIVRTGEIPVVYTNKTDSTGGNDNTDPNVKKVSLYVKGDKGVILTTKQVELRKNDTPFSILERELPGQVQFSGSGSSIYVRGINGLFEFDKGPESGWMFAVNGDFIQGSASNYELENGDSVEWLYTLNMGKDVGDKNTSGSPGTIVDPVKPGEVVKPSAEVQKAVSDKVKFTTKSILAQDNISDWSLFALVRNNEKIPEKYIDSLKDTLKNNKGEFRKITDLERTVLLARSLGLNPLNIEGINLIEKVYNHSNLEKQGVNGVIFALIALDSGNYDIPAGSKWTRDNLTTTILTYQHSDGSFSLAKNGESDLDITAMAVQALANYKNQETAQKAIDKALNYLATNTKSENCENVAQIIIALTSLGITPEDSRFIKDDKTLLTRLLSFAREDGSFSHVKGGARDEIATEQALTALVAYERYLKGQNKVYFLSNDKLEPKPEKPEVPSGGYSDEAEISNWAFNSVLKAKEYQLMNGTDLVKNTFEGKRNITRAEFVSLLLNLLDKKENQKVISTQNNINKQNNTIKQNNTFNKVYKDVKPGDWHYTAVMTAREKGLVVGVSPDEFASQKPISREEMAAILVRALKLDTSFDNDNTEASIIKDNLQISDWAKDSVLTVFKEKIIVGDNGYFSPKKPTTREMAAAIAVRLYEKK; the protein is encoded by the coding sequence ATGCATTATAAAAATAACTTTAAAAATAGTATAGCAATCTTATTAATGATAACTATACTATTAAGTTTTTTACCCGTAGGAGCATTTGCTGATACAGCAGATATTACTACAAAAACACCACAACAATTAGCGCAAGAAACAACAGCGGAAATAGTTAAATATTACGCGAGTAAATCTAGCTTAACTTCGTGGGATGGATTTTCTTGGGATCAATTAGGAGGACTGAAAGGAGCGGGGGAGGATTTACAAAGTGAAAAGTGGAAAAAGAAACTCCCCCTGTGGAAAAGTGAAGATTTAACTGATAAGTCTCAAGAAACTGATTATGCTGCAAAAATTTTAGGGTCGCTAGCCAAAGGAGAAAATCCTAAAAATTTATGGAATGGTAGAAATGTTGTTAGCGAATTACAAAACAAACAAAATAAGGAAGGATCTTTTGGTTTAAGTAACAGTCATGTTTGGGCGATGATTGCTCTTGATGCAGCGAGTGGAGAGTATGATGTAGATAAGGCTCTAAATCACTTAATAGCTCAGCAAAAGGCTGATGGTGGGTTTAATTTTTTTGGTCAAGATGGTGATGCCGATAGTACAGGAATGGTTTTAATTGCTTTATCTAATCATCAGGAGAACAAAAATGTACAAACTGCGATTGCTAAATCTTTAGAATTTCTGAAAAAAGATCAACTTAGTAGTGCAGGTTTTAGATCATGGGGAACAGAAAGTTCTAATACTATTGCAACAGTTATTTCTGGTCTTGTTGCTGTAGGAGAAAATATATTTACGGATAAATGGCAAAAAAATAACAAGACAATGCTTGATGCTTTATTTGCATTTCAATTAGATGATAAAACTTTTATGTACACTTTCCCATCAAAAGGTGAACCAAAGAAGTCTGATTCTTTTGCTACCAGCCAATCCTTTATTGCTTTAGGTGATATTAGTAATGGTGATAGTGTGTGGAAAAGATTAGACAAAGTAAATCATAGCCCAGGGGATACTACTCCAAATAATCCAAGTGAGAAACCTAATGATGATAAAGATAACCCACTAGGTGATAGAGTAAATGTTCATCTTCGCATAGAAGGAATTAAGAGTAATATTTTAGATAAAGATATTAATGCTCAACCTACAAAAGGGAAAGTAACAGCACTAGATGTTATAAAAAAGGCTTTAGATGCTGAAAAGATAAGTTATAAAATTCCAACAAATCAATATGGTGCCTACATTCAAAATATTCAAGGAGAAAGTGCTGGAAAATTTGGTGGTTATGATGGCTGGATGTATCTAGTTAGTGGTAAACCTTCCAATGTAGGAATAGGGGAACAAGTTATTAATGAAGGCGATGAAATAATCGTTTATTATGGTATGTTTGCCCCAGACACATTAGTACCAATTGTAGATATTTCGCCAAGTTCACCTCAAAAAGGAGATAATTTAGAAATTACCGTAAGTTCTAATTATTTTGACTGGAACTCGAATAAAGATGTAAATGTCAAAGTTACGGGAGCAACGGTAACCTTTAATAATCAGGAATATACTACCGATGATAGTGGAACTGTAACGATACAAGCTAAAGATATGAATTATGGAGAAAAGTATTTTTTAAAGGTTAGCAAAGATGTACAGGATAGTTATCCGAGAATTGTGAGAACGGGAGAAATCCCGGTAGTGTATACTAATAAAACAGATAGCACCGGTGGTAATGACAATACTGATCCTAACGTAAAAAAAGTTAGCCTTTACGTTAAAGGTGATAAAGGTGTAATTTTAACAACTAAACAGGTTGAATTAAGAAAAAATGATACGCCTTTTAGTATTTTAGAACGTGAATTACCAGGACAAGTGCAGTTTAGTGGTTCGGGATCAAGCATTTATGTTCGTGGTATCAATGGTCTTTTTGAATTTGATAAAGGTCCAGAAAGTGGCTGGATGTTCGCTGTTAATGGTGACTTCATTCAGGGTAGTGCAAGTAATTATGAGCTGGAAAACGGTGATAGTGTTGAGTGGCTCTATACTTTAAATATGGGTAAAGATGTAGGGGATAAAAATACAAGTGGTTCACCTGGGACTATAGTAGATCCAGTAAAACCTGGAGAAGTCGTAAAACCATCAGCAGAAGTACAAAAGGCGGTATCAGACAAAGTCAAATTTACTACTAAAAGCATATTAGCACAGGATAATATTTCTGATTGGTCGTTATTTGCTTTAGTTCGTAATAATGAAAAAATTCCAGAAAAATATATAGATTCTTTAAAAGATACGCTTAAAAATAACAAAGGTGAATTTAGAAAAATAACAGATTTAGAAAGAACTGTTTTATTAGCGAGGTCACTTGGCTTAAATCCACTTAACATTGAGGGTATAAATCTTATTGAAAAGGTTTACAATCATAGTAACCTTGAAAAGCAAGGTGTCAATGGTGTTATTTTTGCTTTAATTGCTTTAGATAGTGGAAATTATGACATTCCAGCAGGGTCTAAATGGACAAGGGATAATTTAACTACAACAATTTTAACTTATCAACATTCAGATGGTAGTTTTTCATTAGCGAAAAATGGAGAGAGCGATCTTGATATTACAGCTATGGCAGTACAAGCACTTGCTAACTATAAAAATCAAGAAACTGCTCAAAAGGCCATCGACAAAGCCTTAAATTATCTTGCTACGAATACTAAAAGTGAAAACTGTGAGAATGTGGCTCAAATTATTATTGCTTTAACTTCTTTAGGAATTACACCTGAAGATAGTAGATTTATTAAAGATGACAAGACATTATTAACAAGATTATTAAGCTTTGCAAGAGAAGATGGGAGCTTTAGTCATGTTAAAGGTGGAGCAAGAGATGAAATAGCAACCGAGCAAGCTTTAACTGCCCTTGTTGCTTATGAAAGATATTTAAAGGGACAAAATAAAGTTTACTTTTTATCTAATGATAAGTTAGAGCCAAAACCAGAGAAACCTGAAGTACCATCTGGAGGTTATTCTGATGAAGCAGAAATATCTAATTGGGCTTTTAATAGTGTCCTAAAAGCAAAAGAGTATCAGCTTATGAATGGCACAGACTTAGTTAAAAACACTTTTGAAGGAAAAAGAAATATCACTAGAGCTGAGTTTGTAAGTTTATTATTAAATTTATTAGATAAAAAAGAAAACCAAAAAGTTATAAGTACGCAAAATAATATAAATAAGCAAAATAATACTATTAAACAAAATAATACTTTTAATAAAGTGTATAAAGATGTAAAACCTGGAGACTGGCATTATACTGCAGTCATGACAGCTAGGGAAAAAGGTTTAGTAGTAGGGGTATCTCCTGACGAGTTTGCATCACAAAAACCTATCTCTAGAGAAGAAATGGCGGCTATCCTTGTTAGAGCCCTGAAACTAGATACTTCTTTTGATAATGACAATACTGAAGCTAGTATAATTAAAGATAATCTTCAAATCTCTGATTGGGCAAAGGATTCTGTCTTAACTGTGTTTAAGGAAAAAATTATAGTGGGGGATAATGGATATTTTAGTCCTAAAAAACCGACCACTCGTGAAATGGCAGCAGCCATAGCTGTAAGATTATATGAAAAGAAGTAA
- a CDS encoding late competence development ComFB family protein produces the protein MKNYMEDVVEEILTRVLKEYKDICKCEKCIEDVKALTLNKFYPLYVVTEQGNTYAKLHELEMQFHTDILKEIIKSIEIICKNPRHLKS, from the coding sequence ATGAAAAATTATATGGAAGATGTAGTTGAAGAAATATTAACGAGGGTTTTGAAGGAATATAAAGATATATGCAAATGTGAGAAATGTATTGAAGATGTAAAAGCGCTTACCCTAAATAAATTTTATCCTTTATATGTTGTAACTGAGCAAGGAAATACTTATGCGAAATTACATGAACTAGAAATGCAATTTCATACCGACATTCTTAAAGAAATTATCAAGTCAATAGAGATAATTTGTAAAAATCCTCGGCATTTAAAAAGCTAA
- a CDS encoding GGDEF domain-containing protein has protein sequence MNELVKKVKIVFIVCLILATSLTYLSIYVPMKDVLKKSELENLSLMAQANKHILEHRLERCKEGSASMSSRTMIRRKALEYKNNLISIDELKDYTNPLYYDGIKALENVIGAYRVVDNQIIAKQGIIDEKRIKDLKKVQSLTCKIEDQDKYQVIVYSPIKENELILGYDIVFYDINPIIEKLNKNHIQSLVLEQKKAQVLLNNKDTSLSENFSLITDGNYTGFISKLASTDKYIYTKMNNDILFRPIQRVLRITFIGFAISILFFIFLTNWLIVKNAKKLLSRAEKGQEEYKEYALKDPLTGVYSRWFFEQWINSEVDKQEHEKSLYTFIMIDVDNFKSINDKNGHTIGDKVLQKIAEILKSSVRDGDFVIRYGGDEFLLILNKCCKNFANDIVQRIQTNIHNLDDFKFKVDISFGIQELKNKNEIFEVLRLADLKMYECKKRNKGN, from the coding sequence ATGAACGAGTTAGTAAAAAAGGTTAAAATAGTTTTTATTGTCTGTCTTATTTTAGCAACCTCATTGACTTACCTAAGCATTTACGTGCCCATGAAGGATGTCCTAAAAAAGAGCGAATTAGAAAACTTATCCTTAATGGCACAAGCTAATAAACATATTTTAGAGCATAGGCTCGAGCGTTGTAAAGAGGGTTCTGCTAGTATGTCTAGCAGAACCATGATAAGGCGTAAAGCGCTAGAATATAAAAATAACCTTATTAGTATTGATGAGTTAAAAGATTATACTAATCCCTTATACTATGATGGAATTAAGGCTTTAGAAAATGTAATAGGGGCATATAGGGTTGTAGATAACCAAATCATTGCCAAGCAAGGAATTATAGATGAAAAAAGGATTAAGGACTTAAAAAAAGTCCAGAGCTTAACCTGTAAGATCGAAGATCAAGATAAATATCAGGTTATAGTGTATTCACCCATTAAAGAAAATGAGTTGATTTTAGGTTATGATATAGTTTTTTATGATATTAATCCAATTATAGAAAAATTAAATAAAAATCATATCCAATCCTTAGTTTTAGAGCAAAAAAAAGCGCAAGTTTTACTAAATAACAAGGACACTTCGTTAAGTGAAAATTTCTCTTTAATTACGGACGGTAATTACACTGGATTTATAAGTAAATTAGCTAGCACGGATAAATACATATATACAAAAATGAATAATGATATTTTATTTAGGCCTATACAAAGAGTTCTTCGTATTACATTCATAGGATTTGCAATTAGCATACTATTTTTTATATTTTTAACTAACTGGTTAATTGTGAAAAATGCCAAAAAACTATTATCTCGAGCTGAAAAAGGACAAGAAGAGTATAAAGAATATGCCCTTAAAGATCCATTAACAGGAGTGTACTCTAGGTGGTTTTTTGAACAATGGATAAATAGTGAAGTTGATAAACAAGAACATGAAAAAAGCCTGTATACATTTATTATGATAGATGTAGATAATTTTAAAAGTATTAATGATAAAAATGGGCATACCATCGGGGATAAAGTTCTGCAAAAAATAGCAGAAATTTTAAAGTCTTCAGTTAGAGATGGAGATTTTGTGATCAGATATGGTGGGGACGAGTTTTTATTAATCCTAAATAAATGCTGTAAGAATTTTGCGAATGATATTGTGCAAAGAATTCAAACTAACATACATAATTTAGATGATTTTAAATTTAAAGTAGATATATCTTTTGGAATTCAAGAACTAAAAAATAAAAATGAAATATTTGAAGTTCTCAGACTAGCTGATTTAAAAATGTATGAGTGCAAGAAAAGAAATAAAGGAAATTAA
- a CDS encoding NAD(P)/FAD-dependent oxidoreductase → MKVAIMGAGLAGLACAITLEKFGIEPIIFEDREQVGDRFKNGEIILSLMNRPVRDALAYLSENYEIFLSPIGNIKAMNVFSENNQATIEGQLGFSNIRGRHQDSMEAQLARQVKSKIFFNSKFTYEELLKDFTHVILATGDAAYAKEIQNFKEDLTVTLKGAIVEGNFNCFKVASWLDSRFAPQGYGYMIPLSKTEANIVIAYPEYPENQKNNLEEMWKLYFQKVCKDIKQDLKIVDNFEVNKYIIGTCQYPRIGNTFFVGNNFGSIMPFLGFGQYVAILTGIYAAMDLCGQGSYEELTKPLKKAYTNSLVLRRAMEKLDNKALDTLVKSLDSKIIEKVFNTSSFDPLRYVSYILRPLVKNTLK, encoded by the coding sequence ATGAAAGTTGCAATTATGGGTGCAGGATTAGCGGGCTTAGCTTGTGCGATAACTTTAGAAAAGTTTGGCATAGAGCCAATTATCTTTGAAGATAGGGAACAAGTAGGGGATAGATTTAAAAATGGCGAAATTATTCTTTCCTTAATGAATAGACCGGTGAGAGATGCTCTAGCTTATTTATCTGAAAACTATGAAATTTTTTTAAGTCCTATTGGCAATATCAAGGCAATGAATGTCTTTTCTGAAAATAATCAAGCAACGATAGAGGGGCAACTAGGCTTTAGTAATATTAGAGGACGTCATCAAGATTCTATGGAGGCTCAACTTGCTAGACAAGTAAAAAGTAAAATTTTCTTTAATTCTAAGTTTACTTATGAGGAATTACTAAAAGATTTTACGCATGTTATTTTAGCTACAGGTGATGCGGCTTATGCTAAGGAAATTCAAAATTTTAAGGAAGATTTAACAGTTACGTTAAAAGGAGCAATAGTAGAAGGAAATTTTAATTGCTTTAAGGTAGCCTCATGGCTTGATAGTAGATTTGCACCTCAAGGGTATGGTTACATGATTCCTCTTTCAAAAACTGAGGCAAATATCGTGATTGCTTACCCAGAGTATCCCGAAAATCAGAAGAACAATCTTGAAGAAATGTGGAAATTATATTTTCAAAAAGTTTGCAAAGATATTAAACAAGACTTAAAGATAGTGGATAATTTTGAAGTGAACAAATATATTATCGGAACTTGCCAATATCCACGTATTGGAAATACCTTTTTTGTGGGGAATAATTTTGGTTCTATTATGCCTTTTCTAGGTTTTGGTCAATATGTGGCCATTTTAACAGGTATTTACGCAGCCATGGATCTATGTGGACAAGGTAGCTATGAAGAATTAACTAAACCTTTAAAAAAAGCTTATACTAATTCTTTAGTTTTACGCAGGGCTATGGAAAAGCTAGACAACAAAGCTCTTGATACATTAGTAAAATCTTTGGATAGTAAAATTATTGAGAAAGTATTTAACACTAGTAGCTTTGATCCTTTAAGGTATGTTAGCTATATTTTAAGACCCTTAGTTAAAAATACTTTGAAATGA